One segment of Manihot esculenta cultivar AM560-2 chromosome 4, M.esculenta_v8, whole genome shotgun sequence DNA contains the following:
- the LOC110613757 gene encoding uncharacterized protein LOC110613757 isoform X2 → MILYIACLILFSCIPVRELAEGDVLKIFLKERELNGDFVSKASDMFWLKEVEKFVDFDSAKLADNPQESEQVIGSDNDEGFLKLSKTQEWILGDNSAPMNKKAIAKAMQNDSERRKKLNLLRYEALKRELMLLSVAIGTACSGYCLIALSLEAAISYVVGVLFSCLYLQLLCQHADNLSKDMIPPIFMQKKPKKIGIRSEDIRDSIERSIKGSGMALSSPRLVIPAAIYGLWVLSHQYFGSDVFDFQIVPAMFGMFVYKAAALVQLYRDNEDLKFVFPEKVQGSRNR, encoded by the exons ATGATATTATATATAGCATGTTTGATTTTGTTTTCTTGTATTCCAGTAAGAGAACTTGCAGAAGGGGATGTTTTGAAAATCTTCCTCAAGGAAAGGGAGCTAAATGGAGACTTTGTATCCAAAGCTTCTGATATGTTTTGGCTGAAAGAGGTCGAGAAATTTGTTGATTTTGATTCTGCTAAACTGGCTGACAATCCTCAAGAATCAGAGCAG GTAATCGGAAGTGATAATGATGAAGGGTTTTTGAAACTTTCCAAAACCCAGGAATGGATATTAGGTGACAACTCTGCTCCAATGAATAAGAAAGCGATAGCTAAG GCAATGCAGAATGATAGTGAAAGAAGGAAGAAACTGAATCTGCTCAGATATGAAGCT CTCAAAAGGGAATTGATGCTTTTATCAGTTGCTATTGGAACTGCATGTAGTGGGTATTGTTTGATTGCTTTATCACTCGAG GCTGCTATCAGTTATGTAGTTGGGGTACTTTTCAG TTGCTTGTACCTTCAACTCTTATGTCAACATGCAGACAACCTATCCAAAGATATGATTCCTCCAATCTTCATGCAAAAGAAGCCTAAGAA AATAGGGATAAGAAGCGAGGATATTAGGGACTCAATAGAGAGATCAATTAAGGGCAGTGGTATGGCTCTTTCTTCTCCAAGGCTTGTGATCCCAGCTGCAATTTATGGATTGTGGGTCCTATCCCATCAGTATTTTGGCAGTGATGTTTTTGATTTTCAG ATAGTTCCAGCCATGTTTGGAATGTTTGTGTACAAAGCTGCTGCTCTTGTTCAATTATACAGAGATAATGAAGACCTGAAATTTGTCTTCCCAGAAAAAGTGCAAGGTTCAAGAAACAGATGA
- the LOC110613757 gene encoding uncharacterized protein LOC110613757 isoform X1 encodes MDTLSTITCFSTCTRTSFSRSAPKPFFKRIPPTVSLFRATSHPVRELAEGDVLKIFLKERELNGDFVSKASDMFWLKEVEKFVDFDSAKLADNPQESEQVIGSDNDEGFLKLSKTQEWILGDNSAPMNKKAIAKAMQNDSERRKKLNLLRYEALKRELMLLSVAIGTACSGYCLIALSLEAAISYVVGVLFSCLYLQLLCQHADNLSKDMIPPIFMQKKPKKIGIRSEDIRDSIERSIKGSGMALSSPRLVIPAAIYGLWVLSHQYFGSDVFDFQIVPAMFGMFVYKAAALVQLYRDNEDLKFVFPEKVQGSRNR; translated from the exons ATGGACACTCTCTCAACCATTACTTGCTTCTCTACATGCACAAGAACTTCATTTTCGAGATCAGCTCCAAAACCATTTTTTAAGAGAATCCCACCAACTGTCTCATTGTTTAGAGCTACATCTCATCCAG TAAGAGAACTTGCAGAAGGGGATGTTTTGAAAATCTTCCTCAAGGAAAGGGAGCTAAATGGAGACTTTGTATCCAAAGCTTCTGATATGTTTTGGCTGAAAGAGGTCGAGAAATTTGTTGATTTTGATTCTGCTAAACTGGCTGACAATCCTCAAGAATCAGAGCAG GTAATCGGAAGTGATAATGATGAAGGGTTTTTGAAACTTTCCAAAACCCAGGAATGGATATTAGGTGACAACTCTGCTCCAATGAATAAGAAAGCGATAGCTAAG GCAATGCAGAATGATAGTGAAAGAAGGAAGAAACTGAATCTGCTCAGATATGAAGCT CTCAAAAGGGAATTGATGCTTTTATCAGTTGCTATTGGAACTGCATGTAGTGGGTATTGTTTGATTGCTTTATCACTCGAG GCTGCTATCAGTTATGTAGTTGGGGTACTTTTCAG TTGCTTGTACCTTCAACTCTTATGTCAACATGCAGACAACCTATCCAAAGATATGATTCCTCCAATCTTCATGCAAAAGAAGCCTAAGAA AATAGGGATAAGAAGCGAGGATATTAGGGACTCAATAGAGAGATCAATTAAGGGCAGTGGTATGGCTCTTTCTTCTCCAAGGCTTGTGATCCCAGCTGCAATTTATGGATTGTGGGTCCTATCCCATCAGTATTTTGGCAGTGATGTTTTTGATTTTCAG ATAGTTCCAGCCATGTTTGGAATGTTTGTGTACAAAGCTGCTGCTCTTGTTCAATTATACAGAGATAATGAAGACCTGAAATTTGTCTTCCCAGAAAAAGTGCAAGGTTCAAGAAACAGATGA